A single Anopheles funestus chromosome 2RL, idAnoFuneDA-416_04, whole genome shotgun sequence DNA region contains:
- the LOC125763104 gene encoding uncharacterized protein LOC125763104 yields MSNDEKAIIEASRQLTALEGAVHGILVEANAGKMDPTMATVKETILASLWQDGNAVLLRFEALTGPNQRRRTFCEAFAKAKCALMKLRQGEGTIAASLDVTRATAEECAPNVRETFLGHLRQLFDMPKLTTASAVDLMRVIDVVETSVASAKQVAGVPDQRTTVIEDGLLVSIVLSKLDKRTIERASLRLNADVPTWKELREELDRLANQLYRESKNTQVMRAPTSSAPTRPTRTAAPQSGNARKALDCHAGTRRCYACDRSGHVGEMCPELRVRSVCERVKFIKGKGKCVNCLSNQHAVTQCPSEKRCKICNMLHHTKLHMESVVNV; encoded by the coding sequence ATGTCCAACGACGAGAAGGCGATCATCGAGGCGTCCCGCCAGCTAACGGCGCTGGAAGGAGCGGTGCACGGAATATTGGTTGAAGCCAACGCGGGAAAAATGGACCCAACGATGGCCACAGTAAAGGAGACGATCCTTGCGTCGCTCTGGCAGGACGGCAACGCGGTCTTGTTGCGTTTCGAAGCGCTGACCGGTCCAAACCAGCGACGCAGGACATTCTGCGAAGCCTTTGCGAAGGCAAAATGTGCATTGATGAAGCTTCGCCAGGGCGAAGGAACCATCGCCGCTTCCCTCGACGTGACGCGGGCAACCGCGGAGGAATGCGCTCCCAACGTGCGAGAGACATTCCTCGGGCACCTGCGCCAACTGTTTGATATGCCGAAGCTGACTACGGCGTCAGCGGTCGACTTGATGCGCGTCATCGACGTGGTAGAAACGTCGGTCGCATCAGCGAAACAGGTCGCCGGTGTACCAGACCAACGTACGACGGTGATCGAGGACGGGCTCCTCGTCTCGATCGTGCTGAGCAAACTCGATAAGCGCACTATCGAGCGGGCTTCACTGCGACTGAACGCCGACGTTCCCACGTGGAAGGAGCTACGGGAGGAGTTAGATAGACTCGCAAACCAACTCTACCGCGAATCTAAGAATACGCAAGTAATGCGTGCGCCCACCAGCTCCGCACCCACGCGACCCACACGGACAGCAGCGCCGCAGTCAGGGAACGCACGGAAAGCTCTTGATTGCCACGCAGGCACGCGACGGTGTTATGCTTGCGATAGGTCAGGACACGTCGGCGAGATGTGCCCAGAGCTGCGCGTTCGTTCAGTGTGCGAGCGCGTGAAATTCATCAAAGGAAAGGGTAAATGTGTGAATTGCCTATCAAACCAACACGCTGTCACGCAGTGTCCTAGCGAGAAGCGGTGCAAGATATGTAATATGCTACACCACACAAAGTTACACATGGAGTCCGTCGTGAACGTGTAG